One Corythoichthys intestinalis isolate RoL2023-P3 chromosome 9, ASM3026506v1, whole genome shotgun sequence DNA window includes the following coding sequences:
- the LOC130921571 gene encoding G-protein coupled receptor 22-like produces the protein METEGYRDVPETSDGQGVGLLDRRAGGGVDEDWSAPYPLGFQVSLTTVLILELVLGFSSNLTVLVLYCAQSNLVDSVSNLVTVNLHVLDILVCVLCLPLTVAVILLPANGSGVGSLATLCCFHEACVTFTSVATAVNVLVISLDRYDISVRPASRLLNPRRAGLLLAAVWAVSLAVFFLPFLEGDFFSSRAKDSEGEEPEEPNNDFESTIGPTTLFYSLAPSVLPSTHPSSSSHNLSPVWQNRTLLCIGGQGYYTGMAMYYHLLLQVPCFFIAVVVMLFTYSRILQALNIRIGSHMMRSNRAKDSTCRIRCRRTKKKDLTLPTEVVSSNQNQNLSHPPLIPSPTPTPTSPPPLSSMPQGISDSGATVTTVSTAATTPIATTPATPASPTPASGSMQTHATSPLPASSMGVQASVSAIIALRRAVRRHRDRRERQRRVLKMSLIIISTFLGCWAPLSAVNILILCMGPSDGLVRIRLCFLAMAYGTTIFHPLLYAFTRQKLRRALKTRVKKRVVSLLQVDPAPIGGTVIHNSWVEGGGQRKSRKPRVEASDGTDRCLTEAVRE, from the coding sequence ATGGAAACCGAAGGCTATCGTGACGTCCCAGAGACCAGCGATGGTCAGGGGGTAGGCCTCCTAGATAGACGAGCTGGGGGTGGGGTGGACGAGGACTGGAGTGCCCCCTACCCTCTGGGCTTCCAGGTGTCTTTAACAACAGTGCTAATTCTAGAGCTGGTACTAGGCTTCAGCAGCAACCTGACCGTACTCGTACTGTACTGCGCACAGTCCAATCTGGTGGATTCAGTCAGTAACCTAGTCACTGTCAACCTCCATGTTCTGGACATACTAGTGTGTGTGCTGTGTCTGCCACTCACAGTGGCTGTCATCTTGCTCCCGGCCAATGGAAGCGGCGTTGGAAGTCTGGCCACATTGTGCTGCTTTCACGAAGCCTGCGTCACATTCACCAGTGTAGCCACAGCTGTTAACGTCCTGGTCATCAGTTTGGACCGCTACGACATCTCTGTGCGTCCAGCCAGTCGGCTCCTGAACCCCCGCCGTGCTGGGCTGCTCCTGGCCGCAGTCTGGGCTGTCTCTCTGGCTGTATTCTTCCTGCCTTTTCTCGAAGGAGACTTCTTCTCTTCGAGAGCTAAAGACAGTGAGGGTGAGGAGCCAGAGGAGCCGAACAATGACTTTGAATCCACAATTGGACCCACAACACTCTTTTACTCTCTTGCACCTTCTGTTTTACCCTCGACACACCCTTCCTCCTCCTCACACAACCTTTCACCAGTATGGCAGAACAGAACACTGCTGTGCATCGGGGGACAAGGCTACTACACAGGAATGGCAATGTATTACCACTTGTTACTACAAGTGCCCTGCTTCTTTATTGCTGTGGTTGTCATGCTATTCACCTACTCCCGGATACTACAAGCCCTCAACATTCGAATAGGTTCCCACATGATGAGAAGTAACCGTGCAAAGGACTCCACCTGCAGGATACGCTGCAGGAGGACGAAAAAGAAGGACCTCACCTTGCCAACAGAGGTAGTGTCTTCAAATCAGAACCAGAATCTATCTCATCCTCCCCTTATTCCATCTCCCACTCCAACACCGACATCGCCGCCCCCACTCTCCTCCATGCCCCAGGGGATCTCCGACAGTGGCGCTACGGTGACAACTGTCAGTACAGCTGCCACCACCCCCATAGCAACTACACCTGCTACCCCTGCTTCTCCGACTCCCGCTTCAGGATCCATGCAGACCCACGCCACGTCCCCATTGCCAGCTTCCTCCATGGGTGTCCAGGCCTCAGTTTCTGCAATCATTGCCTTGAGACGGGCCGTTCGTAGACACAGGGACCGTCGGGAGCGCCAACGCCGTGTCCTTAAAATGTCACTTATCATAATATCCACATTTTTGGGCTGTTGGGCTCCATTGTCCGCTGTCAACATTCTGATCCTCTGTATGGGCCCAAGTGACGGTTTAGTGCGGATCCGTCTCTGCTTCTTGGCAATGGCTTATGGAACAACAATTTTTCATCCTCtcctgtatgcttttacaaggcAGAAACTACGTCGAGCCCTGAAAACACGAGTCAAGAAAAGGGTCGTCTCCCTTCTGCAGGTGGACCCAGCTCCTATTGGGGGGACAGTTATCCATAACTCCTGGGTAGAAGGGGGAGGCCAGAGGAAGAGTCGCAAGCCCCGAGTGGAGGCCAGCGATGGCACTGATCGATGCCTCACTGAGGCAGTGAGAGAATGA